CGCAGTCATCTACTGACAAAGCTAGTTTGGTCAGGAGTATTTGGCAGACTACGCCGCTATGGTGAGAAGCTGCTAGAATCCCAAGGCATTGGCTTTACTCAAAAAGTTTATGGTTTATTGCAAACTAGTGGCATTACAGAGGAATATTTACTTGGATTGATACCCCAAATTCAGGCAAACTTGGTAGAGATTTACTCTCATCCAGCGATGCCTACTGCGGGCAACTCTTGGAGAGACTACGCCAACGCAATTCACGACGATTCTTTAAATGAAGAATTAGTGACAGGTGAAGCAGAACTGGCTGCGTTGTTAAGTAGTAAGGTACGCGAAGCGCTCCTGAGTAATGGCTTTGAAATTACCAACCACCATCTCCTATCCCAACGTACCATCTCAGGGAAATCCAAGAAATAAATTATCCAATATTGTGGGGTGGGCAACATGAGCGCCCAGTCTATAATATGGCTCTTGTGTCGCCCACCCCACAAGAGTTTATTGGATATTTTTTATTTTTCAGTGCCTAAATTTTATTTTCCAAAAATTTTAATTAATGATAATTAATCCTAAAACTATCCTTACTTAATTCAGATAGTTTCGGAAATAATTAAGCCAGCTAAAAATATTTCGTGAAAATTTAAAAGTAAAATTTCCCTAAAGTAATCACTTTGTCATCCCAATTTCATTTAACCTACATAAAAAAATCTTAAACTTATCGGCAAGGAATCTAGAAAATGCTAATATTAGCCGCCTGCTAATCAATGTTTATGTTTGTATCTACCTTCTTAACAAATATTCATCCGCTTTTCATTGATTTATTACTAGTTTTATGCGTTTCATCGGTCTGGTTTTATTGCTATGCAATTTATGCAGCAATCACTTTTTTTGCTGATCCCCAGCCAATTGATCTAGAGTTCCATCCACCTGTTAGTATCCTCAAACCCATTTGTGGACTTGATAGTGATACTTATAAAAACCTAGCCTCCTTTTGTCAGCAGAACTATCCAGAATATCAAATCATCTTTGCAGTACAAAACTCCCAAGACCCTTGCATAGAGGTTGTAGAGAAAATCATTCACAATTTTTCAGATTTGGATATTTTGCTGATTGTAAGCGATCGCGTCATTGGTACAAACCTCAAAGTTAGCAACTTGGCCAATGCCGCAGACAAAGCTAAATACGAAATTCTAGTCCTTGCGGATAGTGACATCCGAGTTGGAAGAGACTATTTGCAGAGAGTTGTCCAGCCATTACAAGACGAAAGCGTGGGTGTAGTCACCTGTATGTATCGCTCTTTAGCTAAAGGATGGATATCGACATTAGAGGCTATTACTACTACGACTGAGTTTCATGCTGGAGTTTTTGTCAGTAATCTGAAGGAAAATGGTGTAAAATATGCTTTTGGTTCCACCATTGTCATCCCTAAAAAAGTACTAAAAGCTATTGGTGGATTTGAAGCGATCGCTGATTATCTGGCAGATGATTTTCAACTAGGGTATCTACCTGTACAAGCCGGTTACAAAGTTGTACTTTCCGACTACATAGTTGAACATGTACAGATAAGCAACAACTTAGTTGATGCTCTCAGGCGACAGATTCGTTGGGCACGTGGTAAACGAGTTTCTCGTCCTTGGGGTTATCTAGGACTTATTTTTACCTATGGTGTCGTCACCAGCTTGCTGCTACTGATTGCTACTGATGGTTCAATAGTAGGATGGTTAGGACTATGTATCTGTTGGGCAACAAGATTACTAATGGCTTGGATCGTTGGTACTATTAGTTTGAAAGATCCAATAGTCAAAAAATTTCTGTGGCTTGTTCCTGGGTGCGACTTATTAAGCTTTGTGATTTGGTTTTTTGGCTTTATTGGCAACACTATAGAGTGGCGGGGGCAGCAGCTAAAACTAACTAAAGATGGAAAGCTATTATTACAAGAAGATAAAAATTATCAATTATCAATTAAGGTTTTGACTAGTTAGTTATAGCAGTTCCCAGCCTCCAGGCTGGGAACCAGTTAGGGCAAAGCTTATAGCTGTTATTAGTGCCATTCTCTCAAGCTCAATATGCTGTCTTCCAATCAAATCCAAAAGGTTTTTTCTTTCTTTGTATGAAACCACCCTGGTCAATACTTCTCGGGTTTTGCATTTTTAACTCGGAATCGGGTTTGGGGTAAAGGGTAAGGGTTAAAAATTTTTCTTTCCCTTTTCCCTTTCCCCCTTTCCCCTTTACCGAGAAGTATTGCCACCCTGGTAGCGTTGCCAAGGGGAGGGGAAACAATGAAAGGGTCGAATCCCCTATGATGTAGTAGTGCTGAACTAAAATCCAGTATTATTGTCTTAAATTCTTGCTCTCTCTGGTCGTAGCATTAACACCCTTTGTTTAACGGAGGGACTTTAAGCTTTCAGTTTTCTCCACTAAGAAATCAGTGAAGATACTCATAATAGTGCGCTTACGTAATTTCACATTAGCATTAATAGACATCCCTGATTGCAATGGAATTTGACGCTGATTAATCAGTAACTTCTGCCCATTTAGACGGACTTTTGCTGAAAAACGCCAGAAATTATAAACTTGGTCTGGAGGTAGGGCATCAGAGCCGATCTCAATTAGTTCGCCTTTGATATCACCATACTCTTGGAAGGGAAAGGAATCAATTCTCACATCCACTTGTTGCCCTTCTTTGACAAAGCCGATGTCGCGGTTGGTAATGTATACTTTCGCAACTAAGTTATCACTAGGAACGAGTTTTAAGAGCGGTTCGCTGGAATTAACTACAAATCCTGCTGTTTTGGCTTTGAGTTCAAAGACAGTTCCATCTACGGGTGCAATAATTTTCTGATATCTCAGGGTTTGTTTAGCTTGAACCAACTTACTATCAAACTCTCCAATCTGACTATTAATTTCATAGATGCGTTTTTGATTATCTACAATTACTTTGGTTAATTGGCTGTCAATTCCGGCAATGTTTTTGTCGTTCTCTGTAATTTTGCCTAGTAATTCTTCTTGAGACACTGCCGCAGTATTGCGAAGTTTTTCATTTGACTGAGCGATCGCTAATTGTAATCGTTGCTGTTCCCGATTCAACCGAATCACTTCAGCTTGTTTACTGCTGACATCTTGCTGTTGTTTTAAGTATTGTACCTCGGAGATAGCCCCCTGCTGCGCTAGAGGTTCAAACTTGTGGAGGATTTTTTGATTAATTTCCAACAACTCTTTTGCACTAGCTAACTGCGCTTGAGTCTGAAAAAATTGCTGTTGCGTCTGTCCCGTTTCTAAATTAGCTGTGGCTAAACGCGATTTTAATTCTATTTGGCGATTTCGCAAGCGTAACTGTTGCTCTGTTGTGAGAGTACTGCCAGCAGTCGCACCATTTAACTGTGTCCGGTACAATTGGTTTTCGGCAACAATGGCAGCTCGACTTTTGGTCAACAAGGCTAGTTCTGGTTTAATTTTCAACAGAGCCGCTTGCTCTGCTACTTCTTGTAGTGATATTTCCCCTTGAAGCTGACGGCGATAGAAGTCATTTTCTTGTTCTAGCGCCTTTTTGGAAAGCAACTGAGCAGCCCGACTTTGCTTTAATGAAATTACCTCTGCCTCAGAAGTACTTTTTTCGAGACTAATAAGTGTTTCACCTTTTTTGACTTGCTGGCCATCTTTAATTAGAAGTTCCTTGACAACACCATTAACTGGAGCTTGAACTTCTTTGACTGCACCCTGCGGTTCTAACTTGCCAGTAGCATGAATTGATTCTTCAATTTGGAACACAGAGGCCCAAATTACTGTAAAGGCGCTAACTCCAATAATAGTCCAGGCGATCGCTCGTGACCAACCAGGAGTCTGTTGTAAAAGTACTGGTTGATCGAATTTGTATTGAATATTCATAATTAATTAAGTGGGGAATCGGGTATGGAGAAGAGACAAGGTAGATAAGGGAGACAAGGGAAAGACTTGTTTAATAATTTTCCCTTGTCCCCTCATCTTTTCCACTCAGCACTCTTGATTCAGCACTGAGCATTAAATTTGTGTTTCTTGTTGCTGATATAGACAGTAGTAATAACCTTTGAGCGCCATCAATTCTTCATGAGTACCCTGTTCTACTACAGCACCTTGATCCATCATCAAAATGATATCGGCATGGCGAATTGTGCTGAGGCGGTGGGTAATGAAAAATACTGTTTTCCCTTGAAAAGCTGTCGCCAAGTTGCGGCAGACCTGGCCTTCAGCATTGTAATCTAGGGCACTAGTAGCTTCATCAAGGATCAGTAATTGCGGATTTTGCAGGACTGTACGAGCGATCGCTACTCGTTGGCGTTGTCCCCCAGACAATCCTGAACCTCGTTCGCCCACACGAGTGTTATAGCCACTGGGTAAAGACATAATAAAGTCGTGAGCATAAGCTATCTTGGCGGCGGCAATAATTTCCTCATCGGTAGCATCAGGATACCCCAAGGCAATATTTTCACGAACTGTTCCATCAAATAGGAGAGTATCTTGTAATACCATGCCAATTTGACGACGTAATGAATAAAGTTCAACTTTATTGATGTCGTAGCTATCAATCAAGATTTTGCCAGACTTGGGTTCGTAAAGTCGGGGTAATAATTTTAGTAGTGTACTTTTACCAGAGCCACTTTGACCAACAATTCCGATAAAGCAGCCAGCAGGAAAATCTAAATTAATATTACATAGTTGCATCGGCCCATTTTCACGGAAACTGAAGCTGAGATTTTCAAAGCGGACATGACCTTGAATACTGGGCATGAGGATGTTTTGAGAGTTACCGATTTCTGTTTCTTGGGGAGCGTCTAAAATATCAGCTAGGCGTTGCAGAGATAGAGCAGTTTCTTGGAAGTTCTGCCAAAGTTGCATTAGGCGCAACAAGGGACTGGTGACATAACCAGCAAGGATGCGGAAAGCGATAAGTTGTCCTAAGGTAAGTTGCTGATTGAGGACGAGAAAAGCTCCCACCCACAGCACTAACATACTGGAAAATTTGTTGAGGAAATTGCTAATAGAACTGGCGGTAGTTTGAGTAGAGACTGTTTTGAAACCAGCGCTAATGTAACGAGCATAGCGTTCTTGCCATTGCCAACGCGATCGCATTTCTAAATTTTGCGCTTTGACTGTCTGGATTCCCCCCATCACTTCCACAAGATAAGATTGCGTCTCGGCATTACATTCTGCTTTCTCTTGCAATTGTCGCCGCATCAAAGGGGATACCATCAAGTTAAGCAAGCCAAACAGTGGTACTGTTGCCAAAGCAACTAATGTCAACACTGGGCTATAAATTGCCATCACTACAATGTAGACTACAGAAAACACCGCATCCATCACCACAGTGAGAGCTGTACCAGTCAAGAAAGAACGGATGTTTTCTAATTCGTGAATTCGTGTTGCCAATTCCCCTACAGGACGGCGTTCAAAGTAAGATAAAGGCAGACGCAACAGGTGATTAATCACCTCAGAACCAAGGGCGAGGTCAATTCGGTTAGTAGTATCTGTAAATAAATGAGTGCGGACAGTGGTTAGTACTGCTTCAATGATTGCGACTACCACCAAAAAGATGCCGAAAACTTCCAAAGTATCAGGACTGTTGCCAACCAATACTTTGTCAATAATTACCTGTGTGGCAAGAGGATTTACCAGCCCAAATAGTTGAATAACAATAGAAGCAATTAGTACTTCAATTAATACTTTGCGGTAGCGTCGTAGTGAGGGTATAAACCAATTTAAACTAAACCGTGCCTGGGGAGTGTTTTTGGTGGTTTGTAACAGCAGGACTTCTCCTTCAGCCCCCCAATTTTCTGCAAAGTCTCTTAATTTGTAACGCAGTAGTCCCATCTCTGGAACAGCAATTAGTAACTCTTGATTGCTATTTTTATAAATGATGGCAAAACTATCTTGCCAAGCAATCATTACTGGTAGTTGCAAGTGGCCGACTGCGGTGGCGGGAACTTTTACCAGCTGTGTTGTCAAACCCATTAACTCGGCAGCGGCGGCGCAAAATTGCAGAGATATAACGCCCTTAAGTTCCTGCTGCTTTGTCAACACCCGTTGCAGTGTATCTCGGCGCAAGGGGATATTAAAGTATTGGCTCAACATTTGGAAGCAAGCGAGGGAAGCATCTAGCGGCCCTCTACCCCGGATATAAGGATACTTCTTTTGTTTACCTTTAGTTACTGGTTCTTCTGTGACAATAATTTCTGAGGCGTAGGGAATCTCAGCAGGTAAAAATGTTTTTGGTGTGGGGGCGAGATTATCTGCAAATATTGACTTGGGTAATCCCACCAAACGCATATTTGTATTAAATTTCAGTTTGGGATTGATATCATCTAACTCTAAATGACTCCCCATAGGGAACTCAGGATCAAAATTACTGCTAACTAACCACAAAAACTCTGAGTCTAACTGCTGGTGAAAAGCTTTACGTCCAGGGATTGTTTGAATGATAGCAGCTTCAGTTGCAGTCTGGGCAAGCTTAATTAGATTCTTGCTACCATCTGCGCGACGGCTGAGTTCTTCGGTGAGTAATTCGTATACTTCTAAAAGGGTAATTTTATTTTGCAATGCTTGGACAAAACTCTCTTCCTGCTTGAGTAACGCCAGAAAACTAGCAATGGGTAGATTGAGAGTGATAACTTCAGTAGAAGCGATCGCAGTTTCACACGCAATACCCCGCACATGACTTACCCAACCCAAAACCTCTCCTGATGAGAGTAACTTCAGTGTCGCCGGATTTGGTGTTTGGGAATTATAACTTAATAAACGCGCTTGTCCTTGGTAAATAATGCTAATTTTATCAGGCATAGCTTCCCGTGCCACTATTACCTGACCGATGCGGTAGCGGAAGAATTGCACATTGTTGAGCAAATTTTCTAAAACATTTGGTGGCAGATAACTAAAAGGAAATAAATCAGCAAGAAAATCTTGAATATCAACCGTTGTATTTGTCATTATTCTGCACCCATTTTATTAATTTCTCTTTTTTATTTGCCCTTTACTCTATGCAGCTTCTTCCGCTTGTGCTGCTTTGGTATTGATTCCCATCCAGATTTTTTCTTCTGGTGAAAGTTGACTAAGTTGCTGTTGAAACCACTTTTCAAAATTTTCTTGCAGCAATCGTTGGCGCATAAAATCGTCCAACTGTGCAGCGATAAACTTTTCCACACGTACAATTATCCATGAGTCGCCAAAGGCTACAGGCGCTTGGACTACACCCTCTTGACTTGTGGAAAGTAACTGAGCGAAATTGGGGTTGATAGCCCCAAGTTCTACTGGGCCGACGATGCCATTTGTATTAGCTTCTGGCCCTTGCGAATATTGACGTGCCAGTTCAGGAAATGACTGTTCTCCTTCGTTAATGCGGAAGAATAATTCGTTAGCAGTTCCTCGATGTTCAGTGCGAATCAAAGAATAAATGACTTTATCAAAATGTCTTTTGTATTTGAGAAAGTAAGATTCTAGTTGATGTCCCCAAGTTGCTTGTTTGAACTTTTCTACTCTGAGCTTGCGAGTTGCAAAAAGTTCTAATTGTTCTTGATTCAAACCGTAACGTAAGCACCAATCTTGGATTTTTTGCTGGGTTGTCAAATCCCAATGCTGATAAAATTGCTCTAATGCATGAGATATTTCTGCCCTTGTGCAGGTGATGGGTGCGATCGCAGATTCGATAATACTCTGAGACAACAATTGCGGAATCAGGTTGTAACTAGCCAAAAAGGGAATAATTTCTGTAGGCAAAGGGGTGCTGCAACTACGCCCGTCGTAAACATCACTTATTTTTAAAGCTGTCGTCATAATTGAATACTATTTTGTTGAAATATTTGA
This Nostoc sp. C052 DNA region includes the following protein-coding sequences:
- the hpnI gene encoding bacteriohopanetetrol glucosamine biosynthesis glycosyltransferase HpnI — its product is MFVSTFLTNIHPLFIDLLLVLCVSSVWFYCYAIYAAITFFADPQPIDLEFHPPVSILKPICGLDSDTYKNLASFCQQNYPEYQIIFAVQNSQDPCIEVVEKIIHNFSDLDILLIVSDRVIGTNLKVSNLANAADKAKYEILVLADSDIRVGRDYLQRVVQPLQDESVGVVTCMYRSLAKGWISTLEAITTTTEFHAGVFVSNLKENGVKYAFGSTIVIPKKVLKAIGGFEAIADYLADDFQLGYLPVQAGYKVVLSDYIVEHVQISNNLVDALRRQIRWARGKRVSRPWGYLGLIFTYGVVTSLLLLIATDGSIVGWLGLCICWATRLLMAWIVGTISLKDPIVKKFLWLVPGCDLLSFVIWFFGFIGNTIEWRGQQLKLTKDGKLLLQEDKNYQLSIKVLTS
- a CDS encoding HlyD family efflux transporter periplasmic adaptor subunit, with product MNIQYKFDQPVLLQQTPGWSRAIAWTIIGVSAFTVIWASVFQIEESIHATGKLEPQGAVKEVQAPVNGVVKELLIKDGQQVKKGETLISLEKSTSEAEVISLKQSRAAQLLSKKALEQENDFYRRQLQGEISLQEVAEQAALLKIKPELALLTKSRAAIVAENQLYRTQLNGATAGSTLTTEQQLRLRNRQIELKSRLATANLETGQTQQQFFQTQAQLASAKELLEINQKILHKFEPLAQQGAISEVQYLKQQQDVSSKQAEVIRLNREQQRLQLAIAQSNEKLRNTAAVSQEELLGKITENDKNIAGIDSQLTKVIVDNQKRIYEINSQIGEFDSKLVQAKQTLRYQKIIAPVDGTVFELKAKTAGFVVNSSEPLLKLVPSDNLVAKVYITNRDIGFVKEGQQVDVRIDSFPFQEYGDIKGELIEIGSDALPPDQVYNFWRFSAKVRLNGQKLLINQRQIPLQSGMSINANVKLRKRTIMSIFTDFLVEKTESLKSLR
- a CDS encoding peptidase domain-containing ABC transporter — encoded protein: MTNTTVDIQDFLADLFPFSYLPPNVLENLLNNVQFFRYRIGQVIVAREAMPDKISIIYQGQARLLSYNSQTPNPATLKLLSSGEVLGWVSHVRGIACETAIASTEVITLNLPIASFLALLKQEESFVQALQNKITLLEVYELLTEELSRRADGSKNLIKLAQTATEAAIIQTIPGRKAFHQQLDSEFLWLVSSNFDPEFPMGSHLELDDINPKLKFNTNMRLVGLPKSIFADNLAPTPKTFLPAEIPYASEIIVTEEPVTKGKQKKYPYIRGRGPLDASLACFQMLSQYFNIPLRRDTLQRVLTKQQELKGVISLQFCAAAAELMGLTTQLVKVPATAVGHLQLPVMIAWQDSFAIIYKNSNQELLIAVPEMGLLRYKLRDFAENWGAEGEVLLLQTTKNTPQARFSLNWFIPSLRRYRKVLIEVLIASIVIQLFGLVNPLATQVIIDKVLVGNSPDTLEVFGIFLVVVAIIEAVLTTVRTHLFTDTTNRIDLALGSEVINHLLRLPLSYFERRPVGELATRIHELENIRSFLTGTALTVVMDAVFSVVYIVVMAIYSPVLTLVALATVPLFGLLNLMVSPLMRRQLQEKAECNAETQSYLVEVMGGIQTVKAQNLEMRSRWQWQERYARYISAGFKTVSTQTTASSISNFLNKFSSMLVLWVGAFLVLNQQLTLGQLIAFRILAGYVTSPLLRLMQLWQNFQETALSLQRLADILDAPQETEIGNSQNILMPSIQGHVRFENLSFSFRENGPMQLCNINLDFPAGCFIGIVGQSGSGKSTLLKLLPRLYEPKSGKILIDSYDINKVELYSLRRQIGMVLQDTLLFDGTVRENIALGYPDATDEEIIAAAKIAYAHDFIMSLPSGYNTRVGERGSGLSGGQRQRVAIARTVLQNPQLLILDEATSALDYNAEGQVCRNLATAFQGKTVFFITHRLSTIRHADIILMMDQGAVVEQGTHEELMALKGYYYCLYQQQETQI
- a CDS encoding peptidylprolyl isomerase, giving the protein MTTALKISDVYDGRSCSTPLPTEIIPFLASYNLIPQLLSQSIIESAIAPITCTRAEISHALEQFYQHWDLTTQQKIQDWCLRYGLNQEQLELFATRKLRVEKFKQATWGHQLESYFLKYKRHFDKVIYSLIRTEHRGTANELFFRINEGEQSFPELARQYSQGPEANTNGIVGPVELGAINPNFAQLLSTSQEGVVQAPVAFGDSWIIVRVEKFIAAQLDDFMRQRLLQENFEKWFQQQLSQLSPEEKIWMGINTKAAQAEEAA